The Vicugna pacos chromosome 5, VicPac4, whole genome shotgun sequence genome includes the window CTAAGTTGCTTTTTTGTAGCATTAGATGGTCTACACAACTTAAAAAGAAACTTAATGAGAATATTTGGGGGCTAAGCTGGCAGTTTGGAATGCAGATTTGAATATTAAGTTTTAAAACTAAAGTTTGACTTTTTCTCAATATAGATAAATGAAAGAGAgccaaaaggaatttttttttaaagcaatgaaaaaaatcaatgtaaccAAGTCCTGAAACAATCTTCAAGTAATCCAGGCCCTAAAGTAGATTGTTCAGCCTAATATTAACAGTATTTCCTTCAAACACTGTATTGCCATCTTCTGTCCCATAGACCCTCTGGGCTctgatatttttccttttccatcagTTTCATAAagcctctctcttttctctctctcctcctctcactccctctttcctttgCAGCTCCAACAAAAACACAGTAAACCGACATGGGTTTGTTTTGTAGCCAGAAGCAAACTTTCCCTGAAAATCCAAAGTTGTACAGTTGTCAAACTAACATTTTTATTGCTTGCTCTGGTTTGTGTTGTTTAGTTGTTTCTGACCCCAGTTTAAAAATCACATTGAGACGAGTACTAGTGGGAACTacatcatttattaaatgaatgtgtGTGGGTAAGTGCAGAGGAATAATCCAAAGGCTCTGACTGACCAAAAGGAATTACCTACTAGGTCATTAACTCTTACCTAGTAGGTTCCCCAACACTTGTCATCCCCACTTTCCTTTCCACAGTTTTATTGGAATTTCCAGGAAGGGTAATGAGTACAGCCAATAGCAGCTCACTTATAATTTTGTCCCATTAATCAAATATTCATCAGTAGGAACCTGACCATCAGCATAAATTTTTCTCAGTCATGTCAAGGATTTGGTGACAATGAAAAAACAGTTCTTCCTTGAAAACTTGGAGAATTGCCTCAAGAAACAAAACCTCATATGAGTCTTCACATAAGCCAGTGCCCATTCCTTCTGCTGTTATACTAGTTTAGATTGATagaaataatggaaaaataattgctgtCACATTTACCAATGCTGGGAATGTTACtaagtgtattttttaattaaacccCCAAGGAAAATTGTCAGTCAGACACTACTAATTCCATATTGCAGACATGGTATGGGTAAACATGGGCAATAGGGAAGATAGTATTAATAATTCTGAAACAACgggaaaatgtaataaaaagcAAGTGATATTGCAAGGTCCACACATGACCATCATATACCTTATATGATGAAACATTTTGTAGAGATCAACAAGAGGtgcattcatttttaaatgacctaGAATGTTAACTCTTACTACCAAAGATTATAATTTGAGACTTTATTTCATGCCTTATCTTTCTGATATATTGAATGGTGCTGCATTCATTGTTACAGAAAATCTTCCTGAATTAAAGATGTCAGTCGCTCCTCTATCTTGTCCTCATCTGCACTGCTACCCATCTCGTTTAAGCCACCATCTCCCTCCAGGACAATTACAATAGCCCCTTAACTGTATTCACTGTGTCTCTTGTCCTTTTTCATTCAGTAGCAAGCACGATCTTGTAAATAATTAAGTTGTGTCACGTCACCTCTGATTAAACATCCAATTGCAGCCTATTATAATGAGAACAAAACCCAAACACTTCACTCTGATCTGCACAGTCCTACCTGACCTACTCATAAATATGCCTTTCCCAGCTCCTCCTCTCTTCCAAATACATGCAGTGTACTCCAGACACACAGACCTTCTTCCTGTCTCTAAAATTCCAAAATCATTTGACTTCATCTCAAGGGTTTGCATGGAAAGTTCCTGCCTCAGAACCACTCATAGTTTGTTCCCTCACATCAGTTATATCTCAGCAAATATGTCATCCTTCACAAAAAGTCTGTGattgcaaccaccaacctgaaGAGGACATCTGTAAAATTACATTGttatctttcttccttcttagcataaaaaatactatgtatttatttatgtatctgtttgcttactgtctgtctcctcctgcaCTAAAATGTACACTAAAATGAAAGCCCCGACAGACCAGTTACATTGTCTAACTGGCTCACTTCCCTCTGTCTCACCACCCAGAACAACATCCAGCACATCACTGTTCAACTTTGTTGAATaggtggataaataaatgaacgaCCTCCAACCACATGAGTTGCTTCAGACATCATGTAATTTCAGGAggaaaaaaccaagaaaaaaattaaagtgtccTGAAAATGTAAGTGAAAGGAATTTCTGGTGCTATTAGTAATTTATATTAAGTTAATGGTATAATTAATAAAAGAATGGGTATTTATGTAATGCAGTACCAATGTGGGATGTGTTTTCATGGACACTGTCCTCCTGGCACTCATGGAAGGTGTGAGAGACACTGCTACTTCTCTTTTCAGAGTTAGTTAGAACACTTTTCTGTAAACCTCTGGTGGTCGTTTCACAGGCACTcagattaaaatacacacaggatAAAATGCTCATATTCTTCACAACCTATGTTCTcccaggcaattaaaaaaaaaaaggaatagcaaaaggaaaaggaaagaagtccTAAGATTTTGGTTCTTAGACTATTAGgattaatttcaaaatacttgGTAATATCATCAATAagtgaaaatagaagaaaacatccCAGGAGGGGAAAGGACTATATCCAAAGATGTACAGTTCTAAattctacttatttttaatgttggTCATCGTTGAATAAAGTCACCATCTTTCCCTCTGACTAAGATTTATATGCCACTAGTATGATAGGTCACTGACATGGTGTTGGTGAACTGCTAGCCTTTTTGTGAGGATGACAATATAGGGACTCAGCAGAAGGGCCTGGATTCTGAGTTAGCAATTCTATCTATAAatctcagttattttttaaataaaatctcatAAATTCGGGCGCCCGGTAGGTGTGCTCTATAACACTTTAACCTGATGAGGCAAATATCTCACCCATGAGCTGGCACCATTATCACTGTGCTTTCAGAGCTTAATTATGAGAAAAGGCCTTAAAAATTAACTGAGCTGAATCAAGCAGAATATTTTAATAAACCGTACTTCCTATTTTAGCATGTTCATACCAATAAAATATACCATTAAAAGCTTTAGAAAAACGCACACAAGGTCTTAGATAATCTAAGAAACCAAATCTTTTTTAAATCTCGAGAATTTGTTTTAGCAAAAGTCTGAGGTTCCTAATTGCCTGTTACCTGATCTGTGTGGATTGAAAGCTTCAAAAAATTCTTAATGTCCATATACTCTCTTAgcatctttgttcttttcacaCATCCTAATTtctaaagaaaacagaacattCTAAAACCATTTCTGTTATCAGCCTTATAcctacagtttttctttttcacaaataCCTTAAAATATCCCAGGAACACAAAGCAAGCAACCAGAACCAGTTTTTACTTCTCTTCTTCTCCCCACTCACCATTTTTagttctcttttctcattttaagaaGAAAGGGCTAAGATGAACAAATTGTCATTAAAGAAAAACTCAGCAGTAGAAAAATTCTTAAGGAATTATGTATTCGTATTTCTAAAGTTAAGCCGTCTTGGAAGTCTTGAAGGATGTCAGTGCAAGGTGGAAAAGTTAGGAGGAATGTCCTATTGATTGTAAGAATAAAACAAGAGACGGTCTGTGGTACCTTGATCTTACCTAAAGAAGAAACGTATTCTTTCCACTAAAATGAGGTCGTGTTTCAACAATATCTATCTTTGGTCTGAAGGCTAAGCCAGCCAGGACAATGAGGTGCATGCAACTGAGGAAGAGATGTCTGACTGTTAATAAGAATACATTGTGAGATAAAATGTAACACCGGAATTTTAGCAAGGCAACACACTCTatcttcaagaattttttttttctctcttttttctcttacttGAAAAAAGTTAGGAGTCTCATATGAAAAGGTACTTTCTCAATTTGTCTTCTATAAAGAACACAGTTATAATATTATTCACATGTAAATGGAAACTTTCATATATACATGACTATGTTCAAGcttatttctgagaaaaataaacagatgacTCCATAGTAAGAATATATTAATTGAAATTACGTTTCATTTCTTTAGGTAAAGACACCTTTGACAAATGTTATGTATCTACAGCTACTTTGGGATATTTGAGAAATCCCAAACATCATTTTTCAACAAATACGAGTGGCAGAGTTATTGAATAATATTAAGTAACACCACTGTTACCAACTCAAGCATTAACCTTTTGCCCTGATCATACTTAAAAGAATCTGACCTACTGGGGAAATCAGCAACAAATGAGTGGGCCCATTTATTTAATCAgctattgcattttttaaaaccataattGGACATCTAATTGCAGACTAAAACCAAGTTAATGTGACTGAATGAGAAAGCTTTATAGTcatatttaaaacacagtaaatcCTGTTGTACATTTTATCACTGCAATGATTTCCACTATGTAACTTGTATTGAGAGAGTCTTGACTTtgactttgaaatatattttatttctaaaaaattttttataaaattagaaaaataattcagttaATAAATAAAGCCAGTAAATAACAAATGTCAACTAACTTTCAATAAAGTAACATTTGTCTGAGCAGGAATGAATTCAGagcatacatttatttatattctaataGTGTTTTGAACTCTTATGCTACCccatgatataaatatataattactaCCAAACAGATTTAATTTGTCTGCTATGATACAATGGCAATGGTACATCCGATACACTCTCCAAAGTGTAGGTAGGAAGTATCATGCATAAGTCTTTCAGGGAAATGTGTTGGTGTATTTCCACAAAATGTAACCTTGGGCTTTTTCTGCAAGATCAGTTGTACTGTTTTACCAGATTTGACTGGCTACTGTCTAATGGTTTGATTCCAATTTAGTTCTAGCTTCAGCAATTAGTTTAGTCATGAGGCTCAGTCAAAATAACTGGGTTTGTAGAGATAGCCTAAATCAATAgtatgaaaagagagaaagaaactatgTTTTGGTATCACTAAATTCAGAACAGagcaataaataatacatactttCTAACTTGGCCTTGTAGTTATGCCAGGGGGTAAAAGGGAGGTCACCAAATCATTTATGAAGAGAAAATATAGATCTAAAATTGTGAAGGCAGCTTATAGCAGAAAAAACCTCTAATagaaaaaagcatataaaatttgaAGGTCTAAGCCTACTTGTTCTGATATGTTGCAAAATCTTCTGAAGCCTTCAAGCCTTTCCTATAATATAGAGGGTTCAGATATAGTTGGAGAGATTAACATTTTATCCAAATAAGATAGCTCATAGTAGTGAGAAAGTGATTGAATATTATTGCAAGCACAATACtcttcaaaactttttaaaacactCAAATTAATTTTGAGATATTTTCAAGTTTTTGTATTCAACATATAAATATTAGAACTTTTGTTGTCATGGAACTAACAAACTCTAAATATCTCCtctcaaaataaaacaacagcagaataccCCCAAGGCCTGTAGACTATTAAGATTTCTGGTTACTATgtttcaatttcattcttctgcCTCTTAGTCAATGGGTAGTTATACAAGTAAAATTTGGAGAATAGCAATCCATATGAAGATGTAAAGCAACTCCACAGAAGAAGATAAAAAGTACCACTTGacatttttctgtctgatttgttCGAATTATTTTGCTCTCATTTCCAACCCAccctgccccactccccaaaATTGCACTCTATACATCAAGGTAGTTTTTGGTCATTATGTTTAGATTAAATATAAAGATCCAGATTTCTTCAGAGAATACAAGGAAAGTTTTTTGAAGTAACTAGAGTAAACACGACTTTTTCCTGATAGAAATTTGGTCCGGTATATATTCTAGCTAACCCATTATGAAAGTAGTCAaccttttgctttatttttcttcagcattCCAGCTACTAAAAACAATGCTTTAAATTAGAAACATTGGGTGTATCATAATCACAGACATTTCAAAGGCAAATACATTCTGACATTTATTCCTCCACTGTCAGATTCTGTTACAACAAATTATGTGTTATACAGAAATTCATTCATTAGAATACTGCATGTTAGGAGTTGAAAAATAACtcaaagttttttcttttcataattttgtttttcaaggagGCAATGGTCACAAAACTAGACAcagttttctggaatttttttttaaaaagaaaagtttcatttaaaaatctatctaATTTTCAGGCTAGAGTGGTATTTTTATAGGCTTTTGTGCCCCATGGAAGTCATTTTAAAGACAACGTCTTTAAAGAAGACACATCTATATAACAGGTGGGTTCCACTTACAGCTAAATTAGTTTAACTAATAACATCATGTTGGGACAATCATGTTTAACTTTTAGGATTAATTCTACTTTCTTTGAATATATCTATTTAGAATGAAGACAAGCATTTCCTTTCTACAGGAATTGTTTTAACAGACAGCCTCAGAAGATAGAGAAATGTATCAATACATCTGCTTGGTACTTCTTACAACACAGAATCCCCGCAACTAAGAAGGAATTAAAGAAAGAGGGGGGTATATTTCATAtaagatataaaaattaacagCAGGATTATGAAAAAATTAGATCATAGTAATATACAGAATGGAGGGAAGATACAGAAAACCCGCACCATTATAATCCTTATAAAAGACCAAGCCATGTTCAGTCCAGGGGACTTTAAATGGAGCCTATCTTTATGGTACACCCTAGGCTCTGAAAAGAAATTGACAAGTCAAGTAGCAAGAAACTAATGTCCTGGATCCAATACACTTGCAAACTAAAAATCTCTGCATGACTCTACCGTGAATGATAAGTAGCATTTACAAAGTGTCATCTCATTGTAAGAAGATATTAACTATATCACTCATCCACCATTTTtctatgaagatttttttttcatattcacttaaaaaaaatctcttccattTTAACAATTCTAGCATAGTTAACATTTACGTTTTCTGCAGTATTCTCATGTCTCTATACTTCAGGCTTAACTATATTCAGTCTCACACTGATGAAAGTTTATTTGTATACTATAAACattttcatatgatatttatTATGATATAAGAGGAAAATACTTGtcttaagaaattattattttgtctaAAGATACTCTAATCTTTTCTTTAAGACACTAATTTGGATTTAGCCTCTTCCTAAAAGTATTCaacattctccccactccatttccctcccttattctgttctctgaaattcacattttttccctcttgttCCAATACAGTgaacttttcctttatttttccatcGTCTCCTTTCTTTCTTACCATTTTCAACTTGAgcttgagagacagagagagggagagagaaaaactcAAAGATTACAGAGACCTCTTCAAAACAAAACTGTAATATTTGTGGAATATAAAGAGACATGGCTCATGGTTCATTCCTCTCTGAGCAGAGAAAGATTAAAATCTTGACATACACATGATTACCAGTTTTAGATGGTTTTACAGACATGTACATTTATATGATTATAACAGCATGaactttaaatatttggaaatatgtTTCCACATCTTATCAGACTCAAGAATGTAAAAAGAGACTAGCTTTAGTTTTCTGAAtcccttttcttttcagaaaacttgacaatttaaaatatacttccTTTTAAGTCTAAATCCTTATCAAGCAGTAGTTTGATGTGATATGACATTGTTATATGACACATTGGTTGATTCTAAGTGAACATGATTTCTCTTCTATGTTTTGCTGTTAAGAGTTACAAAGATGTTTCCTTTTTTCAGGTATGATGATATCTAATAAGAACTGGCATGTACATTAGCTTAACGTGATATCAAACTAAGAAACTAAACAATACAGAATTAAAGGACAAGTGGGTGTGCATAGCTGGAACACAAGCATACAAGTAAGttcaagtatttttatatttaaaaaaaatagagtttaTACTCAAAGGGAAGATAAATATAGGTGGAGGGTAATACAGAAATGTCCATTTAGTTCATTCAGTTTAAGAAGCTACCAATTACCCAATACTTATTTGAAAAACCTGAAAGTGATTTCTCATTTTCTGGCATGAAGCTGGGTCTTGATGCACCACAAAACACACCTGTGTAATTCACATACTTCCCGTGCCTGTTCCATTCTTCAAGGACAATTGACATAAGCCTATGCAGAAAGCTACATCTCATTAACCTCTTTCTTGCATTTATATCCCCATATCTTCTGCTTCAGTATTTCAGGAAGGGAAGTTTGTCATAATGCAGCAgcactttcttttttaactttcagcaagattgctctctctctctctctcttttgttttttcctttttctaaatggGAGCCACCCTTTTCCCTTTTGATAGCTAGCTGTGACATTTTTAGCCATAGCTAAAAGTTTTGAAAGTTGAGTTAAATATGTGTAATGTGGTAAAGTGTTGTTCTATAACTAGGTGTACTTGTGCTATCTAATATAGTACTTCTTATGCTAACATGGTGGTGATACAGCTGGACATTATTTCAGTTTTAGGAAAAAGTAACAGTCCTTTTCCATGTGCCCTGTTTATATCTCAGATATATCTCTCCCTACTGGAACTAAGTTGATACCAAAAGTCTGATCCCTTTAGTTATTTAGTTTTCTATCTCAGAACAAAGTTGGGGGTCTATATCTTTAAAATCCTCTTAAGGTATTCCTTCCAATCATTGTAGCAATGGCCCTCTTCCTCATAAACACATACAAAAACAGAGGACTTAGCTCTAGAATGAGGTCAAATTTCTGGAGAATGGGGACTTGCTCAGAAAGAGCTCAACAGCAGTAGTCTGCCAATGCCATTCTATTTTGCTAGCACACAGGACTGAAAAGCTTCATTCTGTTCATCTGCTCTAGTCCAACTTCAAACATTCTTCCTAAGACTGGTTGAGAGCTGATTGTTCCAGATCAAAGTCATCCTCATTTCAGGTTAGAGCTCTGCGCTTCCATTTTATCAGTATAGTTTTCAACTATTCTATACCAACTTAAAGGTAAGTTAAGGCAAGTTCAGAAGCCAAATGGTTAGGTGTCAATGATATGTTTAAAAGATTATCACTCAGTAAATGTCAGGCTTTCTAAAGGGACTCATATTAGTCTCACTACTGGTAAAGGAAATGACATGTGTGGGTATGTTATAAAGACTATAATCTGGTTGCCCGCAGCAGGTTGGATAGAAACACTATAATTCATTCCCCTGTTTTTTCCCATAATGAAGCAATAATTTTCAGTCAATTCATAATTCGCTTCACATAAATACAGTCACTAAATCTCCCAGTGCAACATTTTGCCCATTTGCTGGGCACGGAGATCTGGataccttttctattttttttttaacttctcttttttttccagtaagtCAAAACCCCCAAAATATATTAGTTAATATGACCTCATGTTAtgattaaaaggaaaacaatcaaaTCTATGATACTTCTGATTTTCCTTTAAGCAGTTAACCATTTCTATGCCAATGGCCCAaatattcatgcatttttttccttttttcacctGTCCAACTGTTGTCAAAGATTATCAGACTTGCACAGGGATTCTTGGGTTTCCAGATCAAAAGTTTACAGAATCCAGGTTCACTATTATGcccacctcctctctcctctgcgcCCCATACCCATTCCTCTAAACTTCTACCATTCAACAGCTATTTGCAGAAAACGCAACGGCAAAATGCCAGTGGAGGATTAGCATCTCCAGGCATCCTGAGCTGTGTCACGGACGTTCGGAATTGAGTCAAGTTTAAGCAGGTGCCTGCGCCCAGAAGCGCCCCGAAAGCCTTAGCCTCTCCGCGGATGCCCTGAATCTCGCCCGAGTCCGCCCCAGGAAGGGGCCACGGAAACGAAAGGCGCTGGGGTCGGAGCTTTCCCCCCTCCGCAGACCCTGGGTGCAGCAGGTAAGGAAGTTAACCCAGGAGATAAGTTGAGGGAGCACACACTTAAACGCGGAGAATACAGAGCCCACAAAAGCTCGAAGCCAAGAGAGTCAGCGAAGAGGGAAGTCTTGGGAAAGCGAATTGTGATCCCAGCATCTGCAGCGCTTGGGATGCGCGGGCAGACGCGCGCAGTCAAGTCCAAACGCTCCCGGGGGAACAAAACCAGGACCGGTAAAGGGCCATAGAAGAAAGCTGTGGGGGCGCCGAGGACTCGGGCAGCTGGTTCCGAGATCCCCCCCACCGCACCCCTCACCCACCACGAGGCCAGCGCACAGTGGCCCGCGGTCCCGGGGAGCGGGGCCGCAAAAACTGAagtttcacactcacttatcggCAAGCATCGCCCAGCAGGAAAGCCGAGGAAGACGGGGGTCAAGGAAGCGGGGAGGTGTTCTCCTTACCTCGGTCGGCTCCCACGGACAGCACCTTGGCGACAGGCAATAATCCCGAGAGAGTGAGGAAGGCGAGGAGCAACTCAGACATCGTGGTCGCCCGGGGAGGAAGCCTGCTCTGGAGACTGCTCGGCGGCACCCTCGGCCCGGCGgcgctggcggcggcggcggctcggagCCCCGAATCCAGCAGCGTCATTTACAAATGTCACTGGAAATTCTTCAGCTCATTGAGCCCTGCTAGTCCGCCTTCTCCTGCCTGGAGCAGGATGTGGAAGGTGTACGGTTGCGCGcgtgtgggagtgtgtgtgtgtgtgagcgcgagCGAGCCGCCGTGTGTCTTGACTTTTCAATGCAGGGTACGTCTGATCTTACATCACGCAAAGCGGGGCAGTGAGAGATGCCGGCGGAGGGGAATTCACTGATTAATCACCGAATCCACCACACACCCCTCCGTCGTCCACATAAATCACATCTATTACTTAGTAAGAGGCATTTAACACAACAGGAAAATACCACCGGTAACTGAGAGCACCACAAATCACAATTATTTCAGTCTCCTTGAAGGGAAAGTAACTCCAAGCTGGTTCTGTAGGGATTTGGGTCTTTAGAGAAAGGGGGGAGACTTCTGCATTGGGCTGAGCCAGCCAGGCACCTAGGAAGCTCCGCATTGAACAGCCAGTTCGGAATTACCAGCCACCAGCGCTGAGATGAAAATGCCTCTCTCGGCAAAGCAGATTTGATCCTTCGCTCCCTGGAAGCTTCCTTCCAGGGAAGGCAGAACTAGCCAAGACACTGAGCTTCTCTTAGGGAAATGGTTCCCTCCGCTCGCCACACAAATGCAGTGCTTCCTGAACTGCACTTTAAACTTTTATGCTGAGTAGCACCTGGGGACAAAGTTGCAAAATTTAGTGACTCAGcaggaacaaaaaacaaaataaatcccaAAAGTGATCAATTGTTTGCATAAGAAGGGAAGGTGGATGGAAAGAAGTCCCTAAGCAGGGAACTATAAAGCAAAAATCTGGCAGTCTGTCTTACAGTGGATTTCTCTTACAAGGGTACCTAGGACCATTTTGAACATGCTttcaggatttttgtttgtttgttttgttttgctttgcttttcccaCGTAGCGCAGTGGTAGTTTAAAAACTTTTCCAAAACACTTAAGGCATTAAAATCAATCCGTGGGATAAAATAAAAAAGCTGTTTGTATGCCTGGTTAAGTTTTTAAATATGATCATCCAAGTACCAAAAATTTTAGTCATTCAAACAGGGCTCAGGAGTTCAAATTCAGAAATCTTGATAGTTGAAGgcttacttttttcccttttgatatCAGTAATTCTTGCCTAACAACAAAGGCTGAAACATGTCTTGTATTTGATGTTTTAAAACCTGAGATAAGTGTGAAGTAAAACTATAAGGAAATGACAAAACTGAACAGGATGACTGAAAGGGGAAGGAAAGATACTTTGCTTTATATAATTTACCAGCTGAGACTTATTTTAGATGAATGCCAGCACTATAAGCtagctgctaagagagtaaaaCTATCCAGAAACATCTTTGGACGCTCCTTAGAAACCATTAAAATTAGACTGGCTCCAAAGAACACAGATGATTCTGGGGGACACTGCCACAAATCTGTTAATTCACCTATTCATACTTAGCCTGTGATTATAAAATATGTTCTTTATGTCAATTTTGCCATATTGTatttattaaagtttattttcCCTTGTAAATTGAAGGGAACTGTAAACTGAATCATTTAGTGCCTGAAAAGTAAATCCTTCCACATTTAAAAgtttatgcttttttcttttaaagttgctACAGGTATAATTTTACCTagtcatttttattgtttcacaACAAAATGCACCATATAGGAaacaaagagaattttttttctattttatgcaAAAATTCACAAACTTTGGAATGAATGTCAAAGTTCAAAGAATATAGGGAGGGGGAGAATAGTAAATTTTGAATGATGCTCCaagtaataaatatgtattgtttAAGGATACACAGACCTCTGCACTCTGTGAAATACTTATTCTTTCTTTGGAACAAAGTAAGTAGGTGTCTTTCTGACATGAAC containing:
- the LOC140696350 gene encoding low-density lipoprotein receptor-related protein 1B-like, coding for MTLLDSGLRAAAAASAAGPRVPPSSLQSRLPPRATTMSELLLAFLTLSGLLPVAKVLSVGADRGPEEVEIKCPLNHIACLGANQCVHLSQLCNGAPDCSDGSDEGAHCRGESVYETV